Proteins encoded within one genomic window of Rubripirellula tenax:
- a CDS encoding MFS transporter, with amino-acid sequence MPRRRRLRTDLRASCADATAFGGMVGFGETYLVAFALAVGVSELMAGLVGSLPLVVGGLLQLVSPRLIRIIGSHKRWVVLCSSIQGLVFLPLMVAAYRGSISGISLLVIVSIYWGAGLAGGPAWNTWIGSVVPPSIRPRYFAFRTRASQVAVFVGVLAGGLGLQWASQNDRVLSTYAILFAIAGACRFLSVAMLTLQSEPTPIPANMQTIPLAKAFRLLRTQDSGKLLMYLAAVQVAAQIAGPYFTPFMFQKLGHSYGQYVTLISVAFLAKVISLPLWGRTAHRIGPRKLLWIGGIGITPMSAAWMISDSLTWIIVVQVASGVFWAAYELAFFLLFFDAIKVEERTSLLTMYNLINTVAFVSGALIGGAILSAMGTSYLGYGVLFCASSIGRGAALLLLSKVPDIQTGNDEIGLRTLSVRPNSATLDTPVVASLPDEPKHTEVH; translated from the coding sequence ATGCCACGACGGCGACGGTTGCGAACGGACTTGCGAGCAAGCTGCGCCGATGCAACGGCATTCGGCGGCATGGTCGGGTTCGGCGAAACGTATCTGGTTGCGTTCGCGCTGGCCGTCGGAGTGAGCGAATTGATGGCCGGGCTGGTCGGGAGCCTGCCGTTGGTCGTCGGCGGACTACTGCAACTGGTATCGCCACGGCTAATTCGAATCATTGGCTCGCACAAACGCTGGGTCGTTTTGTGTTCATCGATCCAAGGGCTGGTGTTCTTGCCACTAATGGTTGCGGCCTACCGCGGATCGATCAGCGGCATCAGCCTATTGGTTATCGTCAGCATCTATTGGGGCGCGGGGCTGGCCGGAGGCCCGGCGTGGAACACGTGGATCGGCTCTGTGGTCCCGCCGTCGATTCGCCCGCGTTACTTTGCGTTCCGCACCCGCGCGTCACAGGTCGCCGTGTTCGTCGGAGTCTTGGCGGGCGGCTTGGGCCTGCAATGGGCCAGTCAAAACGATCGAGTCCTTTCGACCTACGCCATCTTGTTCGCCATCGCCGGGGCTTGCCGGTTTTTGTCCGTCGCGATGCTGACGCTGCAAAGCGAACCGACGCCGATCCCGGCCAACATGCAAACGATCCCGCTGGCCAAAGCGTTTCGGCTCCTTCGCACCCAGGACAGCGGCAAGCTGCTGATGTATCTGGCTGCCGTGCAAGTCGCCGCCCAGATCGCGGGACCTTACTTCACACCGTTCATGTTTCAAAAGCTGGGTCATAGCTACGGCCAGTACGTCACCCTGATCTCGGTCGCGTTCCTAGCCAAAGTGATCTCGCTGCCGTTGTGGGGACGAACCGCGCACCGGATCGGCCCTCGCAAGTTGTTGTGGATCGGCGGCATCGGCATTACACCGATGTCGGCGGCGTGGATGATTTCGGATTCGCTGACGTGGATCATCGTCGTGCAAGTCGCATCGGGCGTATTCTGGGCCGCCTATGAACTGGCGTTCTTCTTGTTGTTCTTTGATGCCATCAAAGTGGAAGAACGCACCAGCTTGTTGACGATGTACAACCTGATCAACACCGTCGCGTTTGTATCGGGCGCGCTGATTGGTGGCGCGATCTTGTCCGCGATGGGAACCAGCTACTTGGGCTACGGCGTCCTATTTTGCGCGTCTTCGATCGGCCGTGGCGCGGCGTTGCTGCTGCTATCAAAAGTCCCCGATATCCAAACCGGCAACGACGAAATCGGCCTAAGAACCCTCTCTGTCCGCCCCAACAGCGCAACCCTCGACACCCCCGTCGTCGCCAGCCTACCCGACGAACCCAAACACACCGAAGTGCATTGA
- a CDS encoding aminotransferase class I/II-fold pyridoxal phosphate-dependent enzyme — MTDNRENEPHDFRDTPNIDAPAIDMPITDPVPEPFAVKFASRVERLPPYMFGRINNLLYQKRRAGDDVIDMGMGNPSDPPDQVVIDKLTSAALDPTNHGYSKSNGIANLRREVASKYNRKYGVRLDPEHEIISCLGSKEGFSHMCLALMGPGDTAMIPSPFFPVHMYGVILAAGNVVSLDVADPDLFLRNVAYTCEHMAPRPKVLIVNYPHNPSSAVIEPDFFVEVVRLAKRYGFMVIHDFAYADVAYDGYMPPSFLSADGAKDVGVEFTTMSKGYNMAGWRVGFCAGNAEMIRGLGTIKGYYDYGMFQAIQIAAIVALRETEASVEKQSVIYQGRRDVLVSGLRRLGWNVTPPKAGMFVWAEIPEPWKSAMSTMDFAMKLLEEGNVAVSPGSGFGTGGEGFLRMSLVENEQRLRQAVRHIGKCLAQAPAVAK; from the coding sequence ATGACCGACAACCGCGAAAACGAACCCCACGACTTCCGAGACACCCCCAATATCGACGCCCCGGCGATCGATATGCCGATCACCGACCCGGTGCCGGAACCGTTTGCGGTCAAATTTGCCTCGCGCGTCGAACGACTGCCGCCCTACATGTTTGGGCGCATCAACAATCTGCTGTACCAGAAACGGCGAGCCGGTGACGACGTCATCGACATGGGCATGGGCAATCCGTCGGATCCCCCGGACCAAGTCGTCATCGACAAATTGACGTCGGCGGCGCTGGACCCCACCAACCACGGTTACAGCAAGTCCAACGGCATCGCCAACCTGCGCCGCGAAGTCGCCAGCAAGTACAACCGCAAGTATGGCGTTCGCTTGGACCCCGAACACGAGATCATCTCTTGCTTGGGCAGCAAAGAAGGTTTCTCGCACATGTGCTTGGCGCTGATGGGCCCCGGCGACACCGCTATGATTCCGTCGCCGTTTTTTCCCGTCCACATGTACGGCGTCATCTTGGCCGCCGGCAACGTCGTGTCGCTGGATGTCGCCGATCCCGATCTGTTTCTTCGCAACGTGGCCTACACGTGCGAACACATGGCGCCACGCCCGAAAGTGCTGATCGTCAACTATCCCCACAACCCGTCGTCGGCCGTCATCGAACCGGACTTCTTTGTCGAAGTCGTGCGATTGGCAAAACGATACGGCTTTATGGTCATTCACGACTTCGCCTATGCCGACGTCGCCTATGACGGTTACATGCCACCCAGCTTCTTGTCGGCCGACGGCGCCAAAGACGTCGGCGTCGAGTTCACGACGATGAGCAAGGGATACAACATGGCCGGTTGGCGAGTCGGTTTTTGTGCCGGCAACGCCGAAATGATTCGCGGCCTCGGCACGATCAAAGGCTACTACGACTACGGAATGTTCCAAGCGATTCAAATCGCCGCGATCGTTGCGCTTCGCGAAACCGAAGCGTCCGTCGAAAAGCAAAGCGTGATCTACCAAGGACGTCGCGACGTGCTGGTCAGCGGCTTGCGCCGCTTGGGTTGGAACGTTACGCCGCCCAAAGCAGGCATGTTCGTTTGGGCGGAAATTCCCGAGCCGTGGAAGAGTGCGATGAGCACGATGGACTTCGCGATGAAGCTGCTCGAAGAAGGCAACGTCGCCGTCAGCCCCGGCAGCGGTTTCGGAACCGGTGGCGAAGGATTCCTGCGCATGTCGTTGGTCGAAAATGAACAACGACTGCGTCAAGCGGTGCGGCACATCGGCAAATGCTTAGCCCAAGCACCCGCTGTTGCGAAATAG
- a CDS encoding peptidylprolyl isomerase has protein sequence MPLQSARQLTIMTQFIRSLRRLLPSAIIAAAIVLMTAQSPANGQESLPAASQGSTNNIVAVVNADPISRKTLADQAVQRYGTDVIDNMINRHLILQSCQHNGIEVTKQDVTDEIRRLSSKFGLSMDSYLKLLKEERNIDPNQYSREIIWPMLALRRLVADKVDVTQEEFNQAFVAQFGEAVKCRLIMCDSEGKIQKLREQALADPSQFANLAKQFSEDESSASVGGLIPPMRRYSGDTRLEEAAFGLQDDDISEVMQLGDQWIMLQAVRRIPATSPSPQAMPAIREQISDRIRDEKMRSAATELFSKLQQEANVIKVLGTPELEQQYPGAGAIINGEQITLGLIGEECIKRHGEEVLEGEINRKLLTQALRQAGKRVTDADLQEEIARAATSYGILRNDGTPDTEAWMQQVLSTGNVTRNVYMEDSVWPSVALTKLVEDDLVLTDADLKEGFESAYGPRVEVLACVLSDQRSAQKIWEMARDNATDDFFGRLASQYSVEPVSSSNMGKVPPIRKHGGQPAVEKEAFSLKPGQLSGIIATGGKYIILRCQGFTEPVVTDPTAVQSELVRDLKEKKLRRLMADRIENLRTKAEIDNFLTAANEAPRVAEAR, from the coding sequence ATGCCACTGCAATCCGCCCGCCAACTTACGATCATGACCCAATTCATCCGCTCGCTTCGCCGACTTTTGCCTTCCGCGATCATCGCGGCCGCGATCGTCCTGATGACGGCCCAGTCGCCCGCCAACGGCCAAGAGTCGCTACCCGCGGCCAGCCAAGGCTCGACGAACAACATCGTTGCGGTCGTCAATGCGGACCCGATCTCGCGGAAGACGTTGGCCGATCAAGCCGTCCAGCGGTACGGCACCGATGTGATCGACAACATGATCAACCGTCACTTGATCCTGCAATCGTGCCAGCACAATGGCATCGAAGTCACCAAGCAAGACGTCACCGACGAAATTCGCCGTTTGTCGTCGAAGTTCGGTTTGTCGATGGACAGCTATCTGAAGCTGCTGAAGGAAGAACGGAACATCGACCCGAACCAATACAGTCGCGAAATCATCTGGCCGATGCTGGCCCTGCGCCGCTTGGTCGCGGATAAGGTCGATGTAACTCAAGAAGAATTCAACCAAGCCTTCGTCGCTCAGTTCGGCGAAGCCGTCAAATGCCGCCTGATCATGTGCGACAGCGAAGGCAAAATCCAAAAACTGCGTGAACAAGCGTTGGCCGATCCAAGCCAGTTCGCAAACTTAGCCAAACAGTTCAGTGAAGACGAATCCAGTGCCAGTGTCGGTGGCCTGATCCCGCCGATGCGTCGTTACAGCGGCGACACTCGCTTGGAAGAAGCCGCCTTTGGGCTGCAAGACGATGACATCTCGGAAGTCATGCAATTGGGCGACCAATGGATCATGTTACAAGCCGTGCGTCGGATTCCCGCCACGTCGCCAAGCCCGCAAGCCATGCCGGCCATCCGCGAACAAATCAGCGACCGAATTCGCGACGAAAAAATGCGTTCGGCAGCAACCGAATTGTTTTCCAAGTTGCAACAAGAAGCGAACGTCATCAAGGTGCTCGGTACACCGGAACTGGAACAACAGTATCCCGGCGCCGGCGCGATCATCAACGGCGAACAGATCACGTTGGGATTGATCGGCGAAGAGTGCATCAAACGCCACGGCGAAGAAGTGCTCGAGGGTGAAATCAATCGCAAGCTGCTGACGCAAGCCCTTCGCCAAGCCGGCAAGCGAGTCACCGACGCGGACCTGCAAGAAGAAATCGCCCGTGCAGCAACCAGCTACGGAATCCTCCGCAACGATGGCACGCCTGATACCGAAGCCTGGATGCAACAAGTGCTGTCCACCGGTAACGTGACTCGGAACGTCTACATGGAAGATTCCGTGTGGCCCAGCGTCGCACTGACAAAACTGGTCGAAGACGACTTGGTGCTGACCGATGCCGACCTGAAAGAAGGTTTCGAGTCCGCCTATGGTCCTCGCGTCGAAGTGTTGGCGTGCGTCCTGTCGGACCAACGCAGCGCTCAAAAGATTTGGGAAATGGCTCGCGACAATGCGACCGACGATTTCTTCGGACGACTCGCGTCTCAGTACAGCGTCGAACCGGTCTCGTCCAGCAACATGGGCAAAGTACCGCCGATCCGAAAACATGGCGGCCAACCAGCCGTGGAAAAAGAAGCTTTCTCGTTGAAGCCAGGCCAGCTAAGCGGCATCATCGCGACGGGTGGCAAGTACATCATTCTGCGTTGCCAAGGGTTCACCGAACCTGTCGTCACCGACCCCACAGCGGTCCAAAGCGAACTGGTGCGTGATTTGAAGGAAAAGAAGCTGCGTCGACTGATGGCCGACCGGATCGAAAATCTTCGAACCAAAGCCGAAATCGACAACTTCCTGACCGCTGCGAACGAGGCTCCACGGGTCGCGGAAGCTCGCTAG
- a CDS encoding S41 family peptidase produces MDLVARLAGRFLFCTSFVVPATVIIFGQSFLTCGHVHAEDFVNPTVVAPSTAPAIDGEQAAIIKGRELEANHMWGEAIRHYEKATREFPESVGLYQRMVISRLHHDVNRRYQDQSYLASIRELSTTQALDLYSEILANLQTHYVEDVDWARVLIHGTASLEVALSEEKFVDRLLGSADPQRVEAFRQTIHHKLQGRSTATRFDLRASAAFVAAEANAELGLSGTATVLEFLSGAVSTLDPYTRLLSPMQLEEMFSNIEGNFVGLGLELKAKTDHLQILSVIEKGPAEEIGIRGGEKIIAVEGIRTDEQEPGYVADLLRGPEHSYVAITVVGTDGTQRDVNVQRRRVEVPCVENVHFVDPVTRVGYLRLTNFQKTTTRDVERALWDLQRQKMQSLIIDVRGNPGGLLSAAVEVADRFMSDGRILTTRGRNVRENFDYAAHRPNTWNVPLAVLIDGDSASASEIFAGAIADSGRGVIVGETSYGKGSVQGIFRMQSATFGLCLTTAKFYSPSGRAISHNGVVPTVPVASTHIAARPDDEGRLTLDTEDAVLQKAIEQLSGRNMISRLP; encoded by the coding sequence ATGGATCTTGTCGCACGCCTCGCCGGTCGCTTTTTGTTCTGCACTTCATTCGTTGTGCCCGCGACCGTCATTATTTTCGGCCAGTCATTTTTGACGTGCGGTCACGTACATGCGGAAGACTTCGTTAACCCAACGGTTGTGGCTCCGTCGACCGCTCCGGCCATCGACGGTGAGCAAGCGGCCATCATCAAGGGGCGTGAACTCGAAGCGAACCACATGTGGGGCGAGGCGATTCGCCACTACGAAAAAGCCACGCGAGAGTTCCCCGAAAGCGTCGGCTTGTATCAGCGGATGGTGATCAGCCGCTTGCATCACGATGTCAATCGTCGGTACCAAGACCAGAGCTACTTGGCGTCCATCCGCGAATTGAGCACGACGCAAGCCTTGGATCTGTATTCCGAAATTCTCGCTAACCTGCAAACGCATTACGTCGAAGACGTCGACTGGGCTCGAGTCTTGATCCATGGCACCGCGTCGTTGGAAGTTGCCCTATCGGAAGAAAAATTCGTCGATCGATTGCTCGGCAGTGCGGATCCACAACGTGTCGAAGCGTTCCGGCAAACGATCCACCACAAACTACAAGGTCGCAGCACGGCGACTCGGTTCGACTTGCGAGCCAGTGCGGCCTTTGTTGCTGCCGAAGCGAACGCCGAACTTGGTTTGTCGGGCACCGCAACGGTGCTGGAGTTTCTAAGCGGTGCCGTTTCGACGCTGGACCCGTACACTCGATTGCTTTCGCCGATGCAGTTGGAAGAAATGTTCTCCAACATCGAAGGCAACTTTGTCGGTCTGGGTCTAGAGCTAAAAGCAAAAACTGATCACCTGCAAATCTTGTCGGTCATCGAAAAAGGACCCGCCGAAGAAATCGGTATCCGCGGCGGCGAGAAAATCATCGCCGTCGAAGGCATTCGCACCGACGAACAAGAACCCGGATACGTCGCTGATCTGTTGCGAGGCCCCGAACACAGTTACGTCGCGATCACCGTCGTCGGAACCGATGGCACTCAACGCGATGTGAATGTTCAACGCCGTCGCGTCGAAGTTCCTTGTGTCGAAAACGTCCACTTTGTTGATCCGGTCACCCGCGTCGGCTATCTGCGGTTGACCAACTTCCAGAAAACGACGACGCGTGACGTCGAGCGTGCACTTTGGGATCTGCAACGTCAAAAGATGCAGTCTCTGATCATCGATGTTCGTGGCAATCCCGGTGGCTTGTTGTCGGCTGCGGTCGAAGTGGCTGATCGATTCATGAGCGACGGGCGAATCCTGACGACGCGTGGCCGAAATGTTCGCGAGAACTTCGACTATGCCGCTCACCGACCCAACACGTGGAACGTTCCCCTGGCCGTGCTGATCGATGGCGACAGTGCAAGTGCCAGCGAGATCTTCGCCGGTGCCATCGCGGACAGCGGTCGTGGTGTGATCGTCGGCGAAACCAGCTACGGAAAAGGAAGCGTTCAAGGCATCTTCCGGATGCAGTCGGCAACGTTCGGGCTGTGTTTGACAACGGCCAAGTTCTACTCGCCAAGCGGTCGAGCGATCAGCCACAACGGCGTTGTGCCGACGGTTCCGGTTGCCAGTACGCACATCGCGGCCCGCCCGGACGACGAAGGCCGACTGACGCTGGACACCGAAGACGCGGTGCTACAGAAGGCCATTGAACAACTGAGTGGCCGAAACATGATCAGCCGCCTGCCGTAG
- a CDS encoding alpha/beta hydrolase translates to MQRFHLFLILLSVIASSVMAQDADQVLSVWPKSPPQWTPPTESERDTSGADGRPVAGKPVIRLGFVSTPQVHVYRPAENDTSTAVVICPGGGFSILAWDLEGTEIAQWFQSIGVTAIVLKYRVPTREADPRWKAPVQDVQRAISMIRAGTIEGVRPSRVGVLGFSAGGNTAAHAALASERHYDAVDSVDGASCTPDFAVLVYPAWLVQEDDSSQLIDTLAVDENSPPMFLAHAADDRIDAASSVTMFTTLKQHGVASSLHVFATGGHGFGGRIAGAPTDAWRGLCESWMKSKGWLAP, encoded by the coding sequence ATGCAACGTTTCCACCTATTCTTAATCCTGCTTAGCGTCATCGCATCATCGGTCATGGCCCAAGACGCCGATCAAGTCCTAAGCGTGTGGCCCAAGTCGCCGCCGCAGTGGACACCGCCGACGGAATCTGAACGCGACACGTCGGGTGCAGACGGACGTCCCGTCGCCGGAAAACCCGTGATTCGACTTGGGTTTGTTTCGACGCCGCAAGTTCACGTTTACCGCCCCGCTGAAAACGACACCTCGACGGCGGTCGTCATCTGTCCCGGCGGCGGTTTTTCGATTCTGGCGTGGGACTTGGAAGGCACCGAAATTGCTCAGTGGTTTCAATCCATCGGCGTTACAGCCATCGTACTGAAGTATCGCGTGCCAACTCGCGAAGCCGACCCACGATGGAAGGCACCCGTCCAAGATGTTCAGCGGGCGATCAGCATGATCCGCGCCGGCACGATCGAGGGCGTGCGGCCGTCACGTGTGGGGGTACTTGGTTTTTCCGCCGGGGGAAACACGGCTGCCCACGCCGCGCTGGCTAGCGAGCGTCATTATGATGCTGTCGATTCGGTGGACGGGGCGAGTTGCACGCCGGACTTTGCCGTCCTGGTCTATCCGGCTTGGTTGGTTCAAGAGGACGATTCGAGCCAGCTGATCGATACGTTGGCGGTAGATGAGAATTCGCCGCCGATGTTTCTGGCACACGCGGCTGATGATCGGATCGATGCGGCCAGCAGTGTGACCATGTTTACGACGCTGAAGCAGCATGGCGTTGCGAGTTCCCTTCACGTCTTCGCGACCGGCGGCCACGGTTTCGGCGGTCGCATCGCAGGCGCCCCGACCGACGCGTGGCGTGGGCTCTGCGAAAGTTGGATGAAGAGCAAAGGTTGGTTGGCTCCGTGA
- the trhA gene encoding PAQR family membrane homeostasis protein TrhA, whose protein sequence is MSVTSESRQQTSKSVELPPPPIKPDQEWANAWTHGAASAISLYLAYLLIREASVISTGMAVACAAYMASVFGTFFCSTLSHVVRRQPLLNTMRAWDQAMIYTMISGTYTPIAFRYCTDETRTPLLIAIWISAGVGFFFKVCHQHRVNSIGTVSYLLLGWLPAIPLVGQVPGVLVAWMIAGGVLYTAGVSLLVNDHRVRYLHAGWHLFVMAAATCHFWAIWKHVVPV, encoded by the coding sequence GTGAGCGTCACGTCGGAATCTCGCCAGCAAACGTCCAAGTCCGTCGAACTGCCGCCGCCACCGATCAAGCCGGACCAGGAATGGGCGAACGCGTGGACGCACGGCGCCGCATCAGCGATCAGCCTGTACCTGGCGTACCTGTTGATTCGCGAAGCTTCGGTTATCAGCACGGGAATGGCCGTCGCCTGTGCCGCGTACATGGCATCGGTTTTCGGCACCTTCTTTTGTTCAACGCTATCGCATGTCGTTCGACGACAACCGCTGCTCAACACGATGCGAGCCTGGGACCAAGCGATGATCTATACGATGATCTCGGGCACCTACACGCCGATCGCATTTCGGTACTGTACCGATGAAACTCGCACGCCGCTCTTGATTGCGATTTGGATTTCCGCGGGCGTCGGATTCTTTTTCAAAGTGTGCCACCAACACCGCGTGAATTCGATCGGCACAGTTTCGTATCTGTTGCTGGGTTGGTTACCTGCGATACCGTTGGTCGGGCAAGTACCCGGTGTGTTGGTCGCCTGGATGATTGCCGGCGGCGTTCTTTACACAGCGGGCGTTTCACTATTGGTCAACGATCATCGCGTCCGCTATCTGCACGCCGGGTGGCACCTGTTTGTGATGGCCGCGGCGACGTGCCACTTTTGGGCGATCTGGAAACACGTTGTCCCCGTCTAG
- a CDS encoding HEAT repeat domain-containing protein encodes MLRRLIAGSMLLMPAAIYADSIEISGGGHLSGEIKSQGDFVVVEVDDEIQVALPRSRVRRMVDSGELAKYQELAAKTGDDAELNYKLAIWCVTGNNVPGRAQYYKRFHLQRAVELDPDHPQARAALGFKKHEGKWIRSVDLMHDRGMISVGGRWELPEAVALNETAEASEIETKTWKRDVSRLVGIVTKGSSKAGEAMDTLRAINDPMAAGAIADQLLRSRNNRSQSSGLRRVWIDLLGRFKNRTSVQALVRAGIEEPDATLREAALKHLQEYGASSAAATYLPMLKANDHDTVNRAARALSWFPDPEMAMEYVNALVTTQTTTGPAGAGMNVGFGDNGANGMSSGSQPIVNKSTSNNTAVLALLKEIEPDADFGYDERAWQAYFAAKKTAFSGDLRRDR; translated from the coding sequence ATGCTGCGACGACTGATTGCCGGATCCATGCTGCTGATGCCCGCTGCGATCTACGCTGATTCGATCGAGATTTCGGGCGGCGGACACCTCAGCGGCGAGATCAAGTCGCAGGGCGATTTCGTGGTTGTCGAAGTGGACGACGAAATCCAGGTGGCTTTGCCACGAAGTCGCGTTCGCCGCATGGTGGATTCGGGCGAACTGGCGAAATATCAAGAACTGGCCGCCAAAACCGGCGACGACGCCGAATTGAATTACAAATTGGCCATTTGGTGCGTGACGGGCAACAACGTTCCCGGCCGAGCCCAATACTACAAACGGTTTCATCTGCAGCGGGCCGTCGAACTCGACCCCGACCACCCACAAGCCCGCGCGGCGTTGGGTTTCAAAAAGCACGAAGGCAAATGGATCCGCTCGGTCGATCTGATGCACGATCGAGGAATGATATCCGTGGGCGGCCGTTGGGAGCTTCCCGAGGCGGTCGCGCTGAACGAAACCGCCGAAGCATCCGAGATCGAAACGAAGACATGGAAGCGTGACGTCAGCCGTTTGGTCGGCATCGTCACCAAGGGATCGTCCAAAGCAGGCGAAGCAATGGATACGCTGCGTGCGATCAACGACCCAATGGCTGCGGGTGCGATCGCCGATCAACTGCTGCGATCCCGAAACAACCGTTCGCAATCATCGGGTCTGCGCCGCGTTTGGATCGACTTGCTGGGTCGCTTCAAGAACCGCACGTCCGTCCAAGCGCTCGTGCGTGCGGGTATCGAAGAGCCCGACGCTACGCTGCGTGAAGCGGCGCTCAAGCACTTACAGGAATACGGTGCTTCGTCGGCCGCGGCAACTTACTTGCCGATGTTGAAGGCGAATGACCACGACACCGTCAATCGCGCCGCCCGCGCGCTGTCGTGGTTTCCCGATCCCGAGATGGCGATGGAGTATGTCAACGCGCTGGTAACGACCCAAACCACGACCGGGCCCGCTGGCGCCGGAATGAACGTGGGATTCGGTGATAACGGGGCGAACGGAATGTCGAGCGGTTCCCAACCGATCGTGAATAAATCGACCAGCAACAACACGGCGGTGCTGGCGCTGTTGAAAGAGATCGAACCGGACGCCGATTTCGGCTACGACGAACGGGCATGGCAGGCGTACTTCGCCGCCAAGAAAACGGCGTTCAGCGGCGATCTGCGCCGTGATCGGTAG